In Odocoileus virginianus isolate 20LAN1187 ecotype Illinois chromosome 5, Ovbor_1.2, whole genome shotgun sequence, a single window of DNA contains:
- the LOC110122101 gene encoding olfactory receptor 10J1 has protein sequence MKRENHTLTTEFVLQGFSSFHEHHLTLFVMFLAPYILTLAGNIIIVIIIRIDHHLHTPMYFFLSMLSTSETIYTLVILPRMLSSLVGMSQAISLAGCATQMFFFVTFGITNCFLLTVMGYDRYVAICSPLRYTVIMNKRVCTQLVWGACSIGLIVATTQVTSVFRLPFCATKVAHFFCDIRPVMKLSCIDTTVNEILTLIISVFVLVVPMGLVFISYVLIISTILKITSTEGRKKAFATCASHLTVVIVHYGCASIAYLKPKSENTKDQDQLISVTYTVITPLLNPVVYTLRNKEVKDALLRAIGRKPF, from the coding sequence ATGAAGAGAGAGAACCATACTCTCACCACTGAGTTTGTTTTACAAGGTTTCTCCAGCTTCCACGAGCACCATCTCACCCTTTTTGTGATGTTTCTTGCACCATACATCTTAACCTTAGCAGGTAATATAATTATTGTGATCATTATCCGAATTGATCATCATCTCCACactcccatgtacttcttcctcagtaTGCTGTCCACTTCAGAGACTATATACACACTAGTTATTCTTCCAAGAATGCTGTCCAGCCTTGTGGGCATGAGCCAGGCCATTTCATTGGCAGGCTGTGCCACACAGATGTTCTTTTTTGTAACCTTTGGGATCACTAACTGCTTCCTGCTCACAGTGATGGgatatgaccgctatgtggccatctgcagcCCCCTGAGATACACAGTCATTATGAACAAGAGGGTATGCACCCAGCTGGTGTGGGGGGCCTGCAGCATTGGGCTGATTGTGGCCACCACACAGGTGACGTCTGTATTCAGGTTACCTTTCTGTGCCACAAAGGTGGCCCACTTCTTCTGTGACATCCGACCTGTGATGaagctctcctgcattgacacGACTGTCAATGAGATCCTGACTTTGATAATCAGTGTTTTCGTGCTCGTTGTGCCTATGGGTCTGGTCTTCATCTCTTATGTTCTCATCATCTCCACCATCCTCAAGATCACCTCTACTGAGGGCCGGAAGAAGGCCTTTGCCACCTGCGCCTCCCACCTCACTGTGGTCATCGTCCACTATGGTTGTGCCTCCATCGCCTACCTCAAGCCCAAGTCAGAGAACACCAAGGATCAGGACCAGCTGATCTCAGTGACCTACACTGTCATCACGCCACTACTGAACCCTGTGGTGTACACCCTGAGGAACAAAGAGGTCAAGGATGCTCTGCTCCGGGCCATTGGCAGGAAACCTTTCTGA